One genomic region from bacterium encodes:
- the lon gene encoding endopeptidase La — translation MTDQKPEQKPQQTPAQDPQPTFPEVLPVLPLKGTVVLPFMVVPLGVGRPKSLAALEAALGGDRIILLVAQKQDDMEDPGPDDLYRTGTICKILQVGKQADGTVQVVVEGAVRGTVVEVLQAAPFFQVRVVSRTDPKDKPLEIEALMRGVTSQFERYARLSRSIAPEAFMLAMSAEEPGRLADLVAQHVQLRVEERQRVLEAAPKDRLEILSGVLTKEINILELERKIQNRVRKQMEKSQREYFLKEQMKAIQQELGEKDERTAEVEDYRKRIEEADLPEKVKEKALEELSRLEKMPPMVAEAVVVRTYLDWIVALPWSKRTEDRLDIKGARSILDEDHYGLEKAKDRVVEYLAVRKLAPQSKAPIICFVGPPGTGKTSLGKSIARALGRKFVRVSLGGVRDEAEIRGHRRTYVGALPGRIIQGMRTAESRNPVFMLDEIDKLGMDFRGDPSAALLEALDPEQNSAFSDHYLELPFDLREVMFITTANILDTVPPALRDRLEVIRFSGYIEEEKHHIATQFLIPKQLKENGLKPEQVTFTDESLRLVIRQYTREAGVRNLEREIATICRKVAREVAEGESTSVKVTIQNVHKFLGPAKFHYGSAGKIDEVGAATGLVYTEQGGDIITVEATLVRGDGKLILTGQLGDVMKESAQAALSYIRARALALGADDTFTGRYDVHVHVPAGAVPKDGPSAGITMATALASALTGRQIRKDVAMTGEITLRGNVLPIGGVKEKVIAAHRAGIKTVIVPKENEKDMVEIPANVKKKLRFVFVEHMDEVLKEALGPSLGLPILTHTPAEIRRQLPSIQA, via the coding sequence ATGACAGACCAGAAGCCGGAACAAAAACCGCAGCAGACGCCAGCCCAGGATCCCCAGCCGACGTTTCCTGAGGTGTTGCCCGTTCTCCCCCTGAAGGGGACGGTGGTGCTGCCCTTTATGGTTGTGCCACTGGGGGTGGGGCGGCCCAAGTCCCTCGCGGCGCTCGAGGCCGCGCTGGGCGGCGATCGCATCATCCTGCTCGTGGCCCAGAAGCAGGACGACATGGAAGATCCGGGGCCGGATGACCTGTACCGGACCGGGACGATTTGCAAGATCCTCCAGGTCGGCAAACAAGCCGACGGGACCGTGCAGGTCGTCGTGGAAGGGGCCGTCCGCGGAACGGTGGTCGAGGTACTGCAGGCGGCGCCGTTCTTTCAGGTCCGGGTGGTCTCCCGGACCGATCCCAAGGACAAGCCGCTCGAGATCGAGGCATTGATGCGGGGTGTCACGTCCCAATTCGAGCGATACGCACGGTTGTCCCGCTCGATCGCGCCGGAAGCGTTCATGCTCGCGATGTCGGCCGAGGAGCCCGGCCGGCTGGCGGACCTGGTTGCGCAACACGTGCAGCTGCGCGTCGAAGAGCGGCAGCGGGTGCTGGAGGCGGCGCCAAAGGACCGGCTCGAGATCCTCAGCGGGGTGCTCACGAAAGAGATCAACATCCTCGAGCTGGAGCGCAAGATCCAGAACCGGGTCCGCAAGCAGATGGAGAAGAGCCAGCGCGAGTACTTCCTGAAGGAGCAGATGAAGGCGATCCAACAGGAGCTCGGGGAGAAAGACGAGCGCACCGCGGAGGTGGAGGACTACCGGAAGCGGATCGAGGAGGCCGACCTGCCCGAGAAGGTCAAGGAGAAGGCGCTCGAAGAGCTCAGCCGCCTGGAAAAGATGCCGCCGATGGTGGCCGAGGCGGTCGTCGTGCGGACCTACCTCGATTGGATCGTGGCGCTCCCGTGGTCGAAGCGCACCGAGGATCGGTTGGATATCAAAGGGGCCCGAAGCATCCTGGACGAGGATCACTATGGGCTGGAGAAGGCCAAGGACCGCGTGGTCGAGTACCTCGCCGTGCGGAAGCTGGCGCCGCAGTCGAAGGCCCCGATCATCTGCTTCGTCGGCCCGCCGGGCACCGGCAAGACGAGCCTCGGCAAATCGATCGCCCGGGCGTTGGGGCGCAAGTTCGTCCGCGTCTCGTTGGGCGGCGTCCGCGACGAAGCCGAAATCCGCGGGCACCGTCGCACCTACGTCGGCGCGCTGCCCGGACGGATCATCCAGGGCATGCGAACCGCGGAGAGCAGGAATCCGGTGTTCATGCTGGACGAGATCGACAAACTGGGGATGGACTTCCGCGGGGATCCGTCCGCCGCGCTCCTGGAGGCGCTCGACCCGGAGCAGAACTCCGCGTTCAGCGACCATTATCTTGAGCTGCCGTTCGACCTCCGCGAGGTCATGTTTATCACGACGGCCAACATCCTCGACACCGTTCCGCCGGCGCTTCGCGACCGCTTGGAGGTCATCCGGTTCTCCGGCTACATCGAGGAGGAAAAGCACCACATCGCCACCCAGTTCCTCATCCCGAAGCAGTTGAAAGAGAACGGGCTCAAGCCCGAGCAGGTGACCTTTACCGATGAGAGCCTCCGGCTCGTGATCCGTCAGTACACGCGGGAGGCCGGGGTCCGCAACCTCGAACGCGAGATCGCGACGATCTGCCGCAAGGTGGCGCGGGAGGTCGCCGAGGGAGAATCGACCTCGGTCAAGGTGACGATTCAGAACGTCCACAAGTTCCTCGGGCCTGCGAAGTTCCACTACGGCAGCGCCGGCAAGATCGACGAAGTGGGGGCCGCCACCGGGCTCGTCTACACCGAGCAGGGCGGCGATATCATCACCGTCGAGGCGACGCTGGTCCGGGGGGATGGCAAACTGATCCTGACAGGACAGCTCGGGGATGTCATGAAGGAATCGGCGCAGGCGGCGCTCAGCTACATTCGTGCGCGCGCGCTTGCGCTCGGCGCCGACGATACCTTTACGGGGCGGTACGACGTGCACGTCCACGTTCCCGCGGGAGCGGTGCCCAAGGATGGCCCCTCCGCGGGCATCACGATGGCGACCGCGCTGGCGTCCGCGCTCACCGGCCGTCAAATCCGCAAGGATGTCGCGATGACCGGAGAGATCACCCTGCGGGGCAACGTGCTGCCGATCGGCGGCGTCAAGGAAAAGGTCATCGCCGCGCACCGGGCGGGGATCAAGACCGTGATCGTGCCCAAAGAGAACGAAAAAGACATGGTGGAGATCCCGGCCAACGTCAAGAAGAAGCTTCGGTTCGTCTTCGTCGAGCACATGGACGAAGTACTCAAGGAAGCGTTGGGTCCGAGC